The Topomyia yanbarensis strain Yona2022 chromosome 3, ASM3024719v1, whole genome shotgun sequence nucleotide sequence GAAGTGGTCTTGTCATAGTTTCGTTCTTCTACGACAAACGGTTCCctaaattaaaaatttggtaaaatttcAAGTTGAATCCCGATTGTTCGAACTTTTATTAatcaaaatattaaattttgggTGGGACGAACATCGTCAGGTCAGTTATTATAGCATAAAATTTAAGTATTCCATTTTACCtatttttttgcaatatttgtGTCGTATTGAGCTTAAAACTTCTATTTACATTCACAACTATTTGACAACAATTTTTTGCAGCTAAATTTTGCTCGGCGTTTATTTTTCACCTATGACTATAACTGTGACATAAAGATTGATTAATAAACGTTTTCTTCATTTTTGTTGCAGATAAAGTCGGATGCAGAAACGTAGCTTGCCCCAAGCCAGAGCCATGTCCTATGGATAGTTACCCAAAACCATTGGTGAAACATTTGCCAGCTCACATTCCTCATCATCTACGTAGTAGTGCTGGAGATGTACGCCGAGAACGAGATATTGTTTTCAGTACCCTGCAGCGAGAATCTATAAAAATAATACCAACCACTTATGATCATCATTACCAGAAACGAAGTATCATTGACGACGATATATTAATTCAGTACTGTTGTCCATCCTACGAATGTATCTGTAAGCCAAACTACTGTGACCAGGAATGTCCTCCTAACGAAATACCAGTCAATACGACCGCACCCACCGATCCAAATGATCTACCGTATGGCGTCCCTGGGAATTGTTGCATGCCTTGTAGAAAAAGTTACTGTATAACGAATACTTTTCGAAAGCATGGTCAAAAATGGCGCAGCGATGACTGCACAACTTGCGAATGTCACTACGGCGAGGTTAAATGTCAGCAGTCTTATTGTCAACCACCAGATTGTCTTAATTATGAGCTGATTCCTGGTGAATGTTGCCCTGTTTGTGTAAACGACTCTACTAACTTTTGTCGAGATATTAAATACTGCAGTATTGAATGTCAATACGGGTATCGACAACAGGGAAATTGTGACTTATGCGAATGCACTAGACCAACTACCATTGGAACTGGATTGGTAAACACGAATATCAACGATACTGTTACGAAAGACAATATTACAGGTCCCTATCAGCAACACAGCAATAACAGCAGTCATGTTTATAATGTTCAATTCTGGATTATAATGCTGTTGAGCCTTGGCTCTGGATTAGCTCTTACCCTCATAACTGTTTGGTGTTGCCATTTCCACAAAAACGCCAAATACAGTATTGTACAAATTGCGTGAAATCTGCAGTGAAATGAATATCATTGTATCGTGCTGCTTCCTGTATTATTAAATATGCACGAATGTATCATTTTATAAGTATATACACCGATGTCAATGTTATTTGAATTATTATACTATGGGTTTACAATTGTTGATATCATAAGTATAGGTAAAAGTATTGTTCGACATTATTTTGTACCGCTTTAGAGTCTGAATAGCATGCAAAGACGAGTAAAAGTCTTCCGCAAAGGATAAAGACAACCGTGGCTCTGCAGTTCATATGTGCATCTATGCTAAATATTTGTTAATATGCATCCACAATCACTGTCGATAAGAAATAGGTTCGAAAACATTGTGATAAATTGTATATAGAAGATATTTTGCAAAATCGCTAAGTTTCTACTTCTAATCAAAGAAATATTTTACCAAACTGTTAAAGTTATTGATGTAGCATCGTaagatatttttcatattttagaaaatcataaagacaaaataattttgttgaactTAGACTGTTTGAATggtaattaaaaatatttatttattaaagttacattaatatttaaacaatgaaaagaaattatgaatataaagtatatttattattttttatcttATGTATTAAACAACCGCCGATAGTTGTAAAATTTAGGtattatttattctattttttgttatttcaatGTTTTAATTAGAATTTGAGCCATTGtgcaagatatttgttaaaatgACTATTGTATGGTgataaataatattaaaaatgcTTCCATAAAAGCGGTGCAGTCCGTAAgtatatacaaaataaaaccataTTGATGTTATTCAACACAAATGCAATTATTCTGCTTTTTATATCAAATAGATAAACAAATATCATCAACTTGGCGTAATATGCTCTAACTCTCGGAAATTCAACGTAATATGTCTCAAAAATATTCCATACCATTGCACCTATTGACAATTTTTCTGGTCCTAAATGTCCGCTTGAGTAGTTGGATGTTTATGCCCCGCTTTTTTAATTTCATACATCTAGTTGTTACAATGGCTACTTTATCTCTATCTCTCTTTGCTTGAAGCACAATCCAAAACCAAACAACTAGAAAACTGACAAAAAGGATTATTttggaacaaaaaaatgaagaatGCAACAATGGCCAATCGTACAGTTTACTATTCCCTCGCTTGATGTACAATTCgaaaacacatacatacaaaattgtaaattttgcaCCAAGGTCATATTTGAACATTAAttgtaaaaaagtttttaaatctAAAGGAAAAACTACGATCTTTCGTAAAATacgtttaaataaaaaaaaatgtagccAGCTACAAAGAGCCCCATggtttattttttcagttgaaCATTGTCTTTAACTTAGCTTTGACTTTGTCTTTCGCAATGCTTGAAAAAAACTTAACACATTATTAAATTCGACTGCTATATAAAATCCACATTCACAAATAATATAATACCTACTGTGTGGCCATACAATTTGTATTATTCAAACAAAGCAATATTTCTGCATTctgaaatgttctgtaaaatccCATGCTCTTCACAAAATGTATAATCTATACAAAAGCCGAAAATGtatgatcaatttaaaaaaatgccacTATGGATAGAAATGTGAATAAATCTGGATGCATAGaaattttttgcatttgtttcATTCCGTTATATAGGAGTGGTAGATAGAGAATCATATTTAACGCAAATGATCATATTTAAACAgtgttattgattttcaactgaaaTTGTTTTGTTTGTCTTAAATACATCTAACCTTATATGTATGTTAGTTACAACTGTACTTACTTTCATTTTCATCGTTTATCATTGTAAATTGAGGCTTCTACCACAATGAAAAGGTGCTACCTTGATTTGCATTTTAGTTTCCAATCCCGGAATTTGGACTAGCAAATTCTTTCTCGATACTACATAAGGTCTCATTCCAGCAAGAGCGGTGTTTGTTCATCGGTCGCTTAGAAGTTAGAACAAACCACGGGTGAAGCGACGACTGCAGAGCGAAAAAAGAATGATTGTCAATGAGGTGGGCgaagcgtattggtaaatcaattgccttgtacgcagcgctcctgggttcgagtcccaacccc carries:
- the LOC131693852 gene encoding cysteine-rich motor neuron 1 protein-like isoform X1 → MKVVIICMLLVLVSHEIFADKVGCRNVACPKPEPCPMDSYPKPLVKHLPAHIPHHLRSSAGDVRRERDIVFSTLQRESIKIIPTTYDHHYQKRSIIDDDILIQYCCPSYECICKPNYCDQECPPNEIPVNTTAPTDPNDLPYGVPGNCCMPCRKSYCITNTFRKHGQKWRSDDCTTCECHYGEVKCQQSYCQPPDCLNYELIPGECCPVCVNDSTNFCRDIKYCSIECQYGYRQQGNCDLCECTRPTTIGTGLVNTNINDTVTKDNITGPYQQHSNNSSHVYNVQFWIIMLLSLGSGLALTLITVWCCHFHKNAKYSIVQIA